Proteins found in one Cetobacterium somerae genomic segment:
- the hydE gene encoding [FeFe] hydrogenase H-cluster radical SAM maturase HydE, which translates to MRYLIDKLSIENDLSQEELEVLLTNLTEEDRDYLIDKAYEVRKQYYGNTVFFRGLIEISNICKCDCFYCGIRASNKKANRYRLSKEEILECCYRGYSLGYRTFVFQGGEDSYFSDELLESIIKTLKGKYSDIAITLSLGERGEESFKRLYEAGADRYLLRHETVNEKLYKELHPNMSLDNRKKCLESLKEIGYQVGSGFLIGLPGLKLIDYAKDLIFLKKLKPHMVGIGPFIPHEDTPLKNENGGTAYDTITLLAIIRLLLPDVLLPATTALGTIDPKGREKGFKAGANVIMPNLSPMECRKKYALYNGKVFLGKESAEEKLKIENSILEAGFQPILTRGDNVRWKRK; encoded by the coding sequence ATGAGGTATTTAATAGATAAATTATCTATAGAAAATGATTTATCACAGGAAGAGTTAGAAGTGTTACTTACTAATCTAACAGAAGAAGATAGAGATTATTTAATAGATAAAGCATATGAAGTAAGAAAACAATATTATGGAAATACTGTTTTTTTTAGAGGATTAATAGAAATTTCTAATATATGCAAATGTGATTGTTTTTATTGTGGTATTAGAGCTTCTAATAAAAAAGCTAATAGATATAGATTATCTAAAGAAGAAATTTTAGAGTGTTGTTATAGAGGTTATTCATTAGGATATAGAACCTTTGTTTTTCAAGGTGGAGAAGATAGTTATTTTTCTGATGAGCTTTTAGAAAGTATAATAAAAACTTTAAAAGGTAAATACTCAGACATAGCTATTACTCTTTCTCTTGGAGAAAGAGGAGAAGAATCTTTTAAAAGATTATATGAAGCAGGAGCAGATAGATATTTATTGAGACATGAAACAGTAAATGAGAAACTTTATAAAGAGCTTCATCCAAATATGTCTTTAGATAATAGAAAAAAATGTTTAGAATCTCTTAAAGAAATTGGATATCAAGTGGGAAGTGGATTTTTAATAGGATTACCAGGGTTAAAACTAATAGACTATGCTAAAGATTTAATTTTTTTAAAAAAACTTAAACCGCATATGGTAGGCATTGGACCATTTATTCCCCATGAAGATACTCCTTTAAAAAATGAAAATGGAGGAACTGCTTACGATACAATTACTTTACTTGCAATAATAAGGCTTCTTTTACCAGATGTATTATTACCAGCAACAACTGCTTTGGGAACAATAGATCCTAAGGGAAGAGAGAAAGGATTTAAAGCAGGAGCTAATGTAATTATGCCAAATCTTTCTCCAATGGAATGCAGAAAAAAATATGCTTTATACAATGGAAAGGTCTTTTTAGGTAAAGAGTCAGCAGAAGAGAAACTAAAGATTGAAAATAGCATTTTAGAAGCTGGTTTTCAGCCAATACTAACAAGAGGAGATAATGTCAGATGGAAAAGAAAATAA
- a CDS encoding MerR family transcriptional regulator, with protein MKNRYKISELAKLANISKQTLIFYHKKDILVPEYIDEINGYRYYSNSQIWDLFFIITLKEAGFSLEEIKNYIKVKNPTKNIEFLEEKIYDIDKKIDELRKSKNRITEKIVCLKEMLSNLEEKVEITNLKEMKVYFIKIKDPLDQKEIAETYDKLQRLGNKNNIEEIIYISEVKKYDLYEGSELPLSKIGILVPDNQSIAGEEVLKSKICVMLKHKTTFDMIKLTYENLYRFIKDNEFEIEGNSIEVGNEVVVPFENGFGGIIDIYIPIKKFEK; from the coding sequence ATGAAAAATAGATATAAAATTTCTGAATTAGCAAAATTGGCGAATATTTCAAAGCAAACTCTTATTTTTTATCATAAAAAAGATATATTAGTTCCAGAATATATAGATGAAATTAATGGGTATAGATACTATTCCAATTCTCAAATATGGGATTTATTTTTTATTATAACGTTAAAAGAAGCTGGATTTTCTTTAGAAGAGATAAAAAATTATATAAAAGTAAAAAATCCAACTAAAAATATAGAGTTTTTAGAAGAGAAAATTTATGATATAGATAAAAAAATTGATGAGTTAAGAAAAAGTAAAAATAGGATAACTGAAAAAATAGTGTGTTTAAAAGAGATGTTAAGCAATTTAGAAGAGAAAGTTGAAATAACTAATTTAAAAGAAATGAAAGTATATTTTATAAAAATAAAAGATCCTTTGGATCAAAAAGAAATAGCAGAAACATATGATAAATTACAAAGGTTAGGAAATAAAAATAATATAGAAGAAATAATTTATATATCAGAAGTAAAAAAATATGATTTGTACGAAGGATCAGAATTGCCACTAAGTAAAATTGGTATTTTAGTTCCAGATAATCAATCAATAGCAGGTGAAGAAGTTTTAAAAAGTAAAATTTGTGTTATGTTAAAGCATAAAACTACTTTTGATATGATAAAGTTGACCTATGAAAATTTATATCGTTTTATAAAAGATAATGAGTTTGAAATTGAGGGAAACTCTATTGAAGTGGGAAATGAAGTTGTGGTACCCTTTGAAAATGGCTTTGGAGGGATAATAGATATATATATTCCTATAAAAAAATTTGAAAAATAG
- a CDS encoding alanine racemase — MGRDGFKIQLIQKNIIHNYNYIKNYTKKEVIAVVKANAYGHGLKEVVPILVSGGCNYFAVARESEALEILSLNIPNITILIFETVEDFSILKKYKNLEMVINSTDELLELIQEKINFSQLHLKFDFGFARNGFIQNDIDSIKDIIIKNNLHFKGAMTHFFSSDIDETIDIQNKFIESINYIGNNYFDIIHSQNSAATLLGLGNGSTHVRCGISLLGMLDPGIIDYNIKRSWTLSGPIYNIKNFSDLDFIGYERIKNIFINNYSKVGKIKIGYGDGFSKRNTNILCHINNKEYPIVHISMDTSFVLIDDSVNLGDFVEIYKDFDKCNAFLKMDHYEYTTLINSRIPRFVVK, encoded by the coding sequence ATGGGAAGAGATGGTTTCAAAATACAACTTATTCAAAAAAATATAATTCATAATTATAATTATATTAAAAATTACACAAAAAAAGAAGTTATTGCAGTAGTTAAAGCGAATGCTTATGGCCATGGTTTAAAAGAGGTTGTTCCTATTTTAGTAAGTGGCGGGTGCAACTATTTTGCTGTTGCTAGAGAATCGGAAGCTCTTGAAATTCTTTCACTTAACATTCCTAATATTACTATTTTAATTTTTGAAACGGTTGAAGATTTTTCAATTTTAAAAAAATATAAAAATTTAGAAATGGTTATTAATAGCACTGACGAACTTTTAGAGCTAATTCAAGAAAAGATCAACTTTTCTCAACTTCATTTAAAATTTGACTTTGGTTTTGCTCGAAATGGATTTATTCAAAATGATATTGATTCTATAAAAGATATTATAATAAAAAATAATCTTCATTTTAAGGGGGCTATGACACATTTTTTTAGTTCTGATATTGATGAAACCATCGATATTCAAAATAAGTTTATTGAATCAATTAATTATATTGGAAATAATTATTTTGATATTATACATTCTCAAAATAGTGCTGCCACACTCTTAGGATTAGGAAATGGTTCTACACATGTTCGTTGTGGAATAAGTCTTCTAGGAATGCTAGATCCTGGAATTATAGATTACAATATTAAGCGTTCTTGGACTCTTTCTGGTCCTATATATAATATAAAGAATTTTTCAGATTTAGATTTTATTGGGTATGAACGTATAAAAAATATATTTATAAATAACTATTCAAAAGTTGGAAAAATAAAAATTGGTTATGGAGATGGATTTTCTAAAAGAAATACAAATATCTTGTGCCATATAAATAATAAAGAATACCCTATAGTTCACATTAGTATGGATACATCATTTGTTCTTATAGATGATTCTGTTAATTTAGGTGATTTTGTAGAAATTTATAAAGATTTCGATAAATGTAATGCTTTTTTAAAAATGGATCATTACGAATATACTACTCTTATAAACTCTAGAATTCCTAGATTTGTCGTTAAATAA
- a CDS encoding phosphatase: protein MKNYKIDLHIHTNVNPHAFSTLEENIGAASKKGMEVIAITNHGPALQDTPHWWHLVNIAILPKEIEGVRVIKGVEANILNENGKLDINQKIYENMELVLAGFHVVDEYGNIDDIEKNTQAILSLIKKQKADIIVHLGNPIFPVDYEKIVKAAKENNVALEVNNTSLGTITRVGSKKNCKKMLELAKKERCYIALGTDAHYSGHIGEFQRAIELLEEVDYPEELIINSSRETFDKFLKLRQELRTKEVNS, encoded by the coding sequence ATGAAAAATTATAAGATTGATTTACATATTCATACAAATGTGAATCCTCATGCATTTAGCACATTAGAAGAAAATATAGGTGCAGCTTCAAAAAAAGGAATGGAAGTTATAGCAATAACTAATCACGGACCAGCTTTACAAGATACTCCACATTGGTGGCATCTTGTTAATATTGCTATTTTACCAAAGGAAATAGAAGGGGTAAGAGTTATAAAAGGGGTAGAGGCTAATATTTTAAATGAAAATGGAAAGTTAGATATAAATCAAAAAATTTATGAAAATATGGAGTTAGTTTTAGCAGGATTCCACGTTGTAGATGAATATGGAAACATAGATGATATCGAGAAAAATACACAAGCTATATTGAGTTTGATAAAAAAGCAAAAAGCTGATATAATAGTGCATCTGGGGAATCCAATTTTTCCAGTAGACTATGAAAAAATAGTGAAGGCAGCTAAAGAAAATAACGTGGCGTTAGAAGTTAATAACACCTCTTTAGGAACAATTACAAGAGTTGGTTCAAAGAAAAATTGTAAAAAAATGTTAGAACTAGCTAAAAAAGAGAGATGCTACATAGCTTTAGGAACAGATGCTCATTATTCAGGTCACATAGGAGAGTTTCAAAGAGCAATTGAACTTTTGGAAGAAGTTGATTATCCAGAAGAGTTAATAATAAATAGTTCGAGAGAAACTTTTGATAAATTTTTAAAGCTGAGACAAGAGTTGAGAACCAAAGAGGTAAACTCTTAA
- the asnA gene encoding aspartate--ammonia ligase — protein sequence MMYKTKLDIMETEIAIKEVKDFFERDLAKKLDLTRVSAPLFVTPESGLNDDLNGIERAVAFDTKCKQEAVIVHSLAKWKRMALHKYGFDSGKGLYTDMNAIRRDEDLSPIHSYYVDQWDWEKVLEKDDRTTETLQETVKKIYSSLKDTESYIRNIYPQLSKKLPEEITFITSQELEKLYPELTPKEREHEHARRYGAIFISEIGKVLESGEKHDGRAPDYDDWDLNGDIIVYYEPLKIGLELSSMGIRVSEESLAKQLEIAGAERRKELEFHKKLLAGELPYTIGGGIGQSRLCLFFLDKLHIGEVQASLWPQEVIEECKAKNIPLL from the coding sequence ATTATGTATAAGACAAAGTTAGATATCATGGAAACAGAGATTGCAATTAAAGAAGTAAAGGATTTCTTTGAAAGAGATTTAGCTAAAAAACTTGATTTAACAAGAGTTTCAGCGCCTTTATTTGTAACACCTGAAAGTGGTTTAAATGATGATTTAAATGGTATCGAAAGAGCAGTAGCTTTTGATACAAAGTGTAAACAAGAAGCAGTAATAGTTCACTCTTTAGCAAAATGGAAAAGAATGGCTCTTCATAAATATGGTTTTGACTCTGGAAAAGGTCTTTATACAGATATGAACGCAATCAGAAGAGATGAAGATTTAAGTCCAATTCATTCTTATTATGTAGATCAATGGGACTGGGAAAAAGTTTTAGAAAAGGATGATAGAACAACTGAAACTTTACAAGAAACTGTAAAAAAAATATATAGTTCATTAAAAGATACAGAAAGTTATATTAGAAATATTTACCCTCAACTTTCAAAGAAATTACCTGAAGAGATAACATTTATAACATCTCAAGAGTTAGAAAAACTTTATCCAGAATTAACTCCAAAAGAGAGAGAACATGAACATGCAAGAAGATATGGAGCAATATTTATAAGTGAAATAGGAAAAGTTTTAGAATCAGGAGAGAAACATGATGGAAGAGCACCAGATTACGATGATTGGGATTTAAATGGAGATATAATTGTATATTATGAACCATTAAAAATAGGTTTGGAGTTATCGTCAATGGGAATTCGTGTATCAGAGGAATCGTTAGCTAAACAGTTAGAGATAGCAGGAGCAGAGAGAAGAAAAGAGTTAGAGTTTCATAAAAAACTTTTAGCAGGCGAGTTACCGTACACAATAGGTGGCGGAATCGGGCAGTCAAGATTATGTCTGTTTTTCTTAGATAAACTACATATTGGTGAAGTTCAGGCTTCTTTATGGCCACAAGAAGTAATAGAAGAGTGTAAAGCTAAAAATATTCCATTATTATAA
- a CDS encoding MATE family efflux transporter, whose protein sequence is MSQNITLENGCVKKLFFKFALPSILGMLIVSLQIMVDGLFLSKGVGAQGLAAVNLSMPLINLLLSIALMICIGGGVIVGIASGNGNETRAKGLTSLTLVLLLTTLLIISVLLLSNFETVIMLLGANDETYVLVKKYLAILIPGSIFFSMPIFTETFVRIAGKPNQVFISGSVCFIANVFLDYIFVLKLGMGMEGAAIASCFANMFGALTLFHHMRFGKIICTLKDIKEIFYNGSSEMLTVISSAITIYIFNIIIMKNIGVLGVSALTIVFYINSIVNISLYGLSQALQPIISYNLGANRIDKIKDVLKVALKSGAAIGLTTFIGMHLFGDKIIYLFSNGNKELADLTNKAIFFFTFAYLLSFINIISSSFHTSIEKPFESAFISCGRSIIFVLIPLFILPVFIGEIGIWLAIPIAELICLGISIPLMKKSLKKLPLSI, encoded by the coding sequence ATGTCACAAAATATCACTTTAGAAAATGGATGTGTCAAAAAATTATTCTTTAAGTTTGCTTTACCTAGTATTTTAGGAATGTTAATTGTTTCGCTTCAAATTATGGTTGATGGTCTTTTTTTAAGTAAGGGCGTCGGAGCACAAGGACTAGCAGCTGTTAATCTGTCCATGCCTCTTATTAATTTATTACTTAGTATTGCTCTTATGATTTGTATTGGTGGAGGAGTTATAGTTGGAATAGCTTCTGGAAATGGAAATGAAACCAGAGCCAAAGGACTTACAAGTTTAACTTTAGTTTTACTTTTAACCACGCTTCTTATAATATCTGTTCTTCTATTATCAAATTTTGAAACAGTTATAATGCTTTTAGGAGCTAATGATGAAACTTATGTTCTTGTAAAGAAATACTTAGCTATACTTATTCCAGGTTCTATATTCTTTAGTATGCCTATTTTTACTGAAACTTTTGTCAGAATAGCTGGTAAACCTAACCAAGTTTTTATTAGTGGTTCTGTTTGCTTTATTGCTAATGTTTTTCTAGATTATATATTTGTTTTAAAATTAGGTATGGGAATGGAAGGAGCTGCTATAGCATCATGTTTTGCAAATATGTTTGGAGCCTTAACTCTTTTTCATCATATGCGTTTCGGAAAAATAATATGTACATTAAAAGATATTAAAGAGATTTTTTACAATGGTAGTTCTGAAATGCTAACTGTTATTTCAAGTGCCATTACCATCTATATTTTCAATATTATTATAATGAAAAATATTGGTGTCTTAGGTGTATCTGCACTAACTATTGTTTTTTATATTAATTCAATTGTCAACATATCTCTTTATGGTCTTTCTCAAGCTTTACAACCTATAATTTCATATAATTTAGGCGCTAACAGAATTGATAAAATTAAAGATGTTCTCAAAGTTGCTTTAAAATCTGGAGCAGCAATTGGATTAACAACTTTCATTGGAATGCACCTATTTGGCGATAAAATAATCTATCTTTTTTCAAATGGAAATAAGGAACTAGCAGATTTAACTAACAAAGCCATATTTTTCTTTACATTTGCATATTTATTATCATTTATTAATATAATATCTAGCAGTTTTCATACATCTATTGAAAAACCTTTTGAGTCAGCATTTATATCTTGTGGAAGATCAATTATATTTGTATTAATTCCTCTTTTTATATTACCTGTATTCATAGGTGAGATTGGCATCTGGTTAGCTATTCCTATTGCTGAACTTATTTGTCTCGGTATTAGCATTCCATTAATGAAAAAATCATTAAAAAAACTTCCTCTTTCTATTTAA
- a CDS encoding nitronate monooxygenase, translated as MQKNRICELLGIKYPIIQGAMAWISNGNLAGHVSKAGGLGIIAGGGMPPEVLRQEIKKAKSITDNPFGVNLMLMMESVAEQIDVCIEEGVKVVTTGAGNPGIYMEKLKAAGIKVIPVVASVALAKRMERIGADAVVAEGLEAGGHIGEITTMSLATQVAREVSIPVIVAGGIASGEQFLAALALGGEAIQVGTIFIVAHECDVHENYKNLVLKAKDRSTVTTGNYTGHPVRVLNNKFAKAILELEVKGAPKEEIEDLGKGKLRLAVVDGDIENGSVMSGQVAGLVKEALSCQEIVDKLMKELKEEKVRLDETFSKIVF; from the coding sequence ATGCAAAAAAATAGAATTTGTGAATTATTAGGAATTAAATATCCAATTATCCAGGGAGCAATGGCGTGGATATCAAATGGAAATTTAGCAGGACATGTGTCTAAAGCTGGAGGATTAGGTATAATTGCTGGTGGAGGAATGCCGCCAGAAGTTTTGAGACAAGAGATTAAAAAGGCAAAATCTATTACAGATAATCCTTTTGGAGTTAACTTAATGTTAATGATGGAAAGTGTTGCAGAGCAAATAGATGTTTGTATAGAAGAAGGTGTTAAAGTTGTAACAACAGGTGCAGGAAATCCAGGAATATATATGGAGAAATTAAAAGCAGCTGGAATAAAAGTTATACCAGTAGTAGCATCAGTAGCTTTAGCAAAAAGAATGGAAAGAATAGGTGCAGATGCGGTAGTTGCAGAAGGATTAGAAGCAGGAGGACATATTGGAGAAATTACAACTATGTCTTTAGCAACTCAAGTAGCTAGAGAGGTTTCAATTCCTGTTATAGTTGCAGGAGGAATTGCAAGTGGAGAGCAATTTTTAGCAGCTTTAGCTTTAGGAGGAGAGGCTATTCAGGTTGGAACTATATTTATAGTTGCTCATGAGTGTGATGTTCATGAAAATTATAAAAATTTAGTATTAAAGGCTAAAGATAGATCAACAGTTACAACAGGAAATTATACAGGACATCCTGTAAGAGTATTAAATAATAAATTTGCTAAAGCAATATTAGAATTAGAGGTAAAGGGAGCTCCGAAAGAGGAGATTGAAGATTTAGGAAAAGGAAAATTAAGATTAGCAGTTGTAGATGGAGATATAGAGAATGGAAGTGTTATGTCAGGACAGGTTGCTGGATTAGTTAAAGAAGCTTTAAGTTGTCAAGAGATTGTAGACAAGTTAATGAAAGAGCTAAAAGAAGAAAAAGTAAGATTAGATGAAACATTCTCAAAAATAGTTTTCTAA
- a CDS encoding 2-phosphosulfolactate phosphatase has product MRVEVLESAKCALKKEFNGKNVVVIDVLRATTVMVTALQNGASCIYPFKEIDEAKEKWKAKKDGFLAGERRGLKIEGFKFGNSPLEFTKEAIQEKEIFMTTSNGTRAIENALSADNLYIACYLNISAISEKLLESEKDVVILCAGTDDEFSLDDSLCAGMIIKKMSEKIKLEMNDLGLALKKIADLTSSVKEILSESKHYSYLKSIGYEDDLEYCIKVDIFNIAPLYENGKIKLPLK; this is encoded by the coding sequence ATGAGAGTAGAGGTTTTAGAATCAGCAAAATGTGCCTTAAAAAAGGAGTTTAATGGAAAAAATGTTGTTGTAATTGATGTATTAAGAGCTACAACAGTTATGGTCACGGCTTTACAAAATGGTGCTAGCTGTATATATCCCTTTAAAGAGATAGATGAAGCGAAAGAGAAATGGAAGGCGAAAAAGGATGGATTTTTAGCAGGAGAGAGGAGAGGACTTAAAATAGAAGGGTTTAAATTTGGAAATTCTCCTCTAGAGTTCACTAAGGAAGCTATCCAAGAAAAAGAAATTTTCATGACAACAAGTAATGGAACACGAGCTATAGAGAATGCTTTAAGCGCTGATAATTTATATATAGCTTGCTATTTAAATATATCTGCTATTTCTGAAAAGCTTTTAGAAAGTGAAAAGGATGTTGTTATTCTTTGTGCAGGAACAGATGATGAATTTTCATTAGATGATAGTTTATGTGCTGGAATGATTATAAAGAAAATGTCTGAAAAAATTAAATTAGAAATGAATGATTTAGGATTAGCACTAAAAAAGATTGCAGATCTAACTTCAAGTGTAAAAGAAATTTTATCTGAAAGTAAACACTATAGTTATTTGAAATCTATCGGTTATGAAGATGATTTAGAATATTGCATAAAGGTAGATATCTTTAATATTGCTCCATTATATGAAAATGGAAAAATAAAACTTCCTCTTAAATAG
- a CDS encoding CD0519/CD1768 family membrane protein gives MDAKKSRRKKAMGLEGVVCIAILSTLIYLTSSKMGGINMINTIIKTAHDLLLNTVFFIMGVSVIAGAFAGILSEFGVIAILNKLLSPLMKPLYRLPGAAALGVLTTYISDNPAILSLSADKGFTKYFKKYQLPALTNLGTSFGMGFIVSTFMIAQSGSMNENLVFPVVLGNLGAFIGSIVSVNLMINFTKKIFNEKKESLEDESVDSDFFEYRDIRDGNVLERLLEALLEGGKNGVQMGMEIIPGVLIICTTVLLLTNGPGPQGYTGEAYQGIALLPYIGEKLQFILKPLFGFTSAKALAFPITSLGAVGAALGLVPRFINDGAITSREIAVFTAMGMTWSGYLSTHVAMMDSLGYRKLTGKAIFSHTIGGIVAGVVANILYTVFM, from the coding sequence ATGGATGCAAAAAAATCAAGAAGAAAAAAAGCTATGGGCTTAGAGGGTGTTGTATGTATAGCAATACTTTCGACATTAATCTATTTAACATCTAGTAAAATGGGTGGAATCAATATGATTAATACAATTATAAAAACGGCTCATGATTTACTGTTAAATACAGTGTTCTTTATAATGGGAGTATCAGTTATTGCAGGAGCATTTGCAGGAATTTTATCAGAATTTGGAGTAATTGCAATATTAAATAAATTATTATCACCACTAATGAAACCATTATATAGATTACCTGGAGCTGCAGCTTTAGGAGTTTTAACTACATATATTTCAGATAATCCAGCTATTTTAAGTTTATCAGCAGATAAAGGATTTACTAAATATTTTAAGAAATATCAGTTGCCAGCTTTAACAAATTTAGGAACTTCTTTTGGAATGGGATTTATAGTTTCTACATTTATGATAGCTCAAAGTGGTAGTATGAATGAAAATCTTGTATTTCCAGTTGTTCTAGGAAACTTAGGAGCTTTTATAGGTAGTATAGTAAGTGTTAATCTAATGATTAATTTTACAAAAAAGATTTTTAATGAAAAGAAAGAATCTTTAGAAGATGAGTCTGTAGATTCAGATTTCTTTGAATATAGAGATATAAGGGATGGAAATGTATTAGAAAGATTATTAGAAGCTTTATTAGAAGGTGGAAAAAATGGAGTACAAATGGGAATGGAAATAATTCCAGGAGTTTTGATAATTTGTACAACAGTTTTATTACTAACTAATGGACCAGGTCCACAAGGTTACACAGGAGAAGCTTATCAAGGGATTGCATTATTACCTTATATAGGTGAAAAACTACAATTTATTTTAAAGCCACTTTTTGGATTTACAAGTGCAAAAGCTTTGGCATTTCCAATAACATCATTAGGAGCAGTAGGAGCTGCATTAGGATTAGTACCTAGATTTATCAATGATGGAGCAATAACATCTAGAGAAATTGCAGTATTTACAGCTATGGGGATGACATGGAGTGGATATTTAAGTACTCACGTAGCAATGATGGATAGTTTAGGTTATAGAAAGTTAACAGGAAAAGCTATATTTAGTCATACAATTGGTGGAATAGTTGCTGGAGTAGTAGCTAATATTCTTTATACAGTTTTTATGTAG
- a CDS encoding purine-nucleoside phosphorylase yields MYNKVMETVEFLNSKVINRPKIAIILGSGLGGLVEYVENKVVIPYKDIPNFPISTVAGHAGELVFGTINNVEVLVMKGRFHYYEGYNMKEVTYPQYVFKKFGIETMIVSNAAGGANRDFKPGTLMIINDHINFFGTNPLIGSNDERFGPRFPDMSETYSKALIEKAKKVANKLNIEFEEGVYLGSSGPTYETAAEVKMMMTMGASAVGMSTVPESIVANYLGIKILGISCITNMATGIATKPHSHEEVVEIANQTGERFCKWIAETVKEL; encoded by the coding sequence ATGTATAATAAAGTAATGGAGACTGTAGAGTTTTTAAATTCTAAAGTTATAAATAGACCTAAAATAGCTATAATTTTAGGATCTGGATTAGGTGGATTAGTAGAATATGTTGAAAATAAGGTTGTAATACCTTATAAAGATATACCAAATTTTCCTATTTCAACAGTTGCAGGCCATGCAGGAGAATTAGTTTTTGGTACAATAAATAATGTAGAAGTTTTAGTAATGAAAGGAAGATTTCACTACTATGAAGGGTATAATATGAAAGAGGTTACATATCCTCAATATGTATTTAAAAAATTTGGAATAGAGACAATGATTGTAAGTAATGCAGCTGGTGGAGCAAATAGAGATTTTAAGCCAGGAACGTTAATGATAATTAATGATCATATAAACTTTTTTGGAACAAATCCATTAATTGGGTCAAATGATGAAAGATTTGGACCGAGATTTCCAGATATGTCTGAAACATATAGTAAAGCTTTAATTGAAAAAGCAAAAAAAGTAGCTAATAAACTTAATATTGAATTTGAAGAAGGAGTATACTTGGGATCTTCAGGTCCAACATATGAAACAGCTGCGGAAGTAAAAATGATGATGACAATGGGAGCATCTGCAGTTGGAATGTCGACAGTTCCGGAGTCAATAGTGGCTAACTACTTAGGAATTAAAATATTAGGAATCTCTTGTATAACTAATATGGCTACAGGAATAGCTACTAAACCACATTCACATGAAGAAGTTGTAGAAATAGCAAACCAAACAGGAGAGAGATTCTGTAAATGGATTGCTGAAACAGTAAAAGAGTTGTAA
- a CDS encoding HAD family hydrolase has translation MKAAFFDIDGTIYRNSLLTEHFKKLIKYELLDIREYELKVKDAFKKWDERVGDYDKYLEEITTTYVDAIKGLSLQYNDFISDQVLELKGNRVYKFTRDMIKWHKEQGHKVIFISGSPDFLVSRMAKKWGADDYCGSIYHFEDGKLSGDISPMWDSKNKMIAINNFCEKYDIDLSESYAYGDTNGDYSMLNLVGHPRAINPSRELLLKIKTEENLKNKTEIFVERKDVIYKVSADVEIL, from the coding sequence ATGAAAGCAGCATTTTTTGATATTGATGGAACAATTTATAGAAACTCACTATTAACAGAGCATTTTAAGAAACTTATAAAGTACGAATTACTTGATATTAGAGAATATGAATTAAAGGTAAAGGATGCTTTTAAAAAATGGGATGAAAGAGTAGGAGACTATGATAAATATCTAGAAGAAATAACAACAACATATGTTGATGCTATAAAAGGATTATCTCTTCAATACAATGATTTTATTTCAGATCAAGTATTAGAATTAAAAGGAAATAGAGTATATAAATTTACAAGAGATATGATAAAATGGCATAAGGAACAAGGACATAAAGTAATTTTTATTTCTGGAAGCCCAGATTTTTTAGTTTCAAGAATGGCTAAAAAGTGGGGAGCAGATGATTATTGTGGATCAATATATCATTTTGAAGATGGAAAACTTTCAGGAGATATTTCTCCAATGTGGGATTCGAAAAATAAAATGATAGCAATAAATAATTTTTGTGAAAAATATGATATTGATTTATCAGAAAGTTACGCATATGGAGATACTAATGGTGATTATAGTATGCTTAATCTTGTGGGGCATCCTAGAGCTATAAATCCATCAAGAGAGTTATTATTAAAAATAAAAACAGAAGAAAATTTAAAAAATAAAACTGAAATATTTGTAGAAAGAAAAGATGTTATCTATAAAGTTTCAGCAGATGTAGAAATTTTATAA